From one Humulus lupulus chromosome 8, drHumLupu1.1, whole genome shotgun sequence genomic stretch:
- the LOC133797132 gene encoding mitogen-activated protein kinase kinase 6 translates to MKTKTPLKQLKLSVPVQETSISSFLTASGTFHDGDLLLNQKGLRLISEEKEALPTNNKELSIEFSLEDLETIKVIGKGSGGVVQLVRHKWIGELFALKVIQMNIQEEIRKQIVQELKINQAAQCPHVVVCYHSFYHNGAISLVLEYMDRGSLVDVIKQVNTILEPYLAVLCKQVLQGLVYLHNERHVIHRDIKPSNLLVNHKGEVKITDFGVSATLASSIGQRDTFVGTYNYMSPERISGNAYDYSSDIWSLGMVVLECAIGRFPYMQSEDQQSWPSFYELLEAIVENPPPTAPSDQFSPEFCSFVSACIQKDPKKRSSSLDLLNHPFIKKFEDKDIDLGILVGSLEPPINFPR, encoded by the exons ATGAAGACCAAGACGCCATTGAAGCAACTCAAGCTCTCCGTTCCTGTTCAAGAaacctcaatttcttccttctt GACTGCAAGTGGTACATTTCATGATGGCGATTTGCTCCTAAACCAGAAAGGGTTGCGGCTGATCTCAGAAGAAAAGGAAGCCCTC CCTACCAATAATAAGGAGCTTAGCATCGAGTTTTCATTGGAAGATCTTGAGACTATTAAAGTAATTGGCAAAGGAAGTGGTGGTGTGGTACAACTTGTTCGTCATAAATGGATAGGAGAGTTGTTTGCCTTGAAG GTCATCCAGATGAATATCCAAGAAGAAATTCGTAAACAGATTGTACAGGAGCTCAAAATAAACCAGGCAGCACAATGTCCTCATGTGGTTGTTTGTTACCACTCTTTTTATCACAACGGAGCCATTTCTCTTGTATTAGAATACATGGATCGTGGTTCTCTAGTAGATGTGATCAAACAAGTTAATACAATTCTTGAACCATATCTTGCAGTCCTTTGTAAACAG GTTTTACAAGGTCTTGTGTACTTGCATAATGAAAGACATGTAATACATAGAGATATTAAGCCATCCAATCTCCTTGTAAATCACAAAGGGGAAGTGAAGATTACTGACTTTGGTGTAAGTGCAACACTAGCCAGCTCTATAGGTCAAAGGGACACATTTGTGGGTACTTATAACTACATGTCG CCGGAGCGAATTAGTGGAAATGCATATGACTATAGCAGCGATATTTGGAGCTTAGGCATGGTTGTACTCGAGTGTGCTATAGGACGGTTCCCTTATATGCAATCTGAAGATCAGCAAAGCTGGCCAAGCTTTTATGAACTTTTGGAAGCTATTGTGGAAAACCCACCACCAACTGCTCCATCAGATCAGTTCTCCCCGGAATTCTGTTCTTTTGTGTCAGCTTG CATTCAGAAGGATCCGAAGAAAAGGTCATCCTCCTTGGACCTTTTG AATCACCCTTTCATAAAGAAGTTTGAAGACAAAGACATCGATCTCGGAATTTTGGTTGGTAGCTTGGAGCCTCCAATAAATTTTCCTAGATAG
- the LOC133797133 gene encoding glucan endo-1,3-beta-glucosidase 13-like: MGRVFRLGFVLSLLLVLLDGCRASFVGVCYGRNADDLPVPDKAAELVKLHNIKYVRIYDSNVQVLKAFANTGIELMIGVPNSDLLSFSQFQSNADNWLKNNILPYYPATKITYITVGAEVTESPGNVSALVVPAMKNVLTALRKAGLQKKIKVSSTHSLGVLSRSFPPSAGAFNSSHAFFLKPLLEFLAENGSPFMINIYPYYAYRDSASNISLDYALFESSSEVIDPNTGLLYTNMFDAQIDALYYALMALNFKTIKVMVTETGWPSKGSPKETAATPDNAQTYNTNLIRHVINNTGTPAKTGEEVDVYIFSLFNENRKPGLESERNWGLFYPDQTSVYNLDFTGRGTVDVATGSNSTSSNGTNTWCIASNKTSEIDLQSALDWACGSGNVDCTAIQPSQPCYEPDNLASHASYAFNSYYQQNGASEIACSFGGAGIRVDRDPSYDSCLYMTAGSNKTIASNTTAISSKSLSTRIIFPAWFSTFFVATFVSVLLEVNHV; encoded by the exons ATGGGGAGGGTGTTCAGGCTTGGCTTTGTGCTTTCACTGTTGCTTGTACTATTGG ATGGCTGCCGTGCAAGTTTTGTTGGAGTTTGCTATGGAAGAAATGCTGATGATCTTCCTGTACCAGACAAGGCGGCTGAGCTTGTTAAACTTCATAACATAAAATATGTGAGGATTTATGACTCTAATGTTCAAGTCCTCAAGGCCTTTGCAAACACTGGAATTGAGCTAATGATTGGAGTCCCAAACTCGGACTTACTATCGTTCTCCCAGTTCCAATCCAATGCAGACAATTGGCTTAAGAACAACATCCTCCCTTACTATCCAGCTACAAAGATTACATACATTACTGTTGGTGCTGAAGTTACTGAGAGCCCTGGTAATGTTTCTGCTTTAGTAGTCCCTGCCATGAAAAATGTACTTACAGCCCTCCGAAAGGCCGGTCTGCAGAAGAAGATTAAAGTCTCAAGTACTCATTCCCTTGGAGTTCTGTCTCGATCATTCCCTCCATCCGCAGGGGCTTTTAATAGTAGCCATGCATTTTTCCTCAAACCATTGCTGGAATTTCTTGCAGAAAATGGTTCTCCATTCATGATTAATATTTATCCTTACTATGCTTATAGAGATTCAGCTAGCAATATCTCTCTGGATTATGCTTTATTTGAGTCTTCCTCTGAAGTAATTGATCCAAATACTGGTTTGTTGTACACAAACATGTTTGatgctcagattgatgctctctACTATGCACTGATGGCTTTGAATTTCAAAACAATCAAAGTCATGGTCACAGAAACAGGTTGGCCCTCCAAAGGATCTCCTAAGGAGACGGCTGCTACTCCTGATAATGCTCAAACTTATAATACTAATCTCATTCGCCATGTCATAAACAATACTGGTACACCTGCAAAGACTGGAGAGGAGGTTGATGTGTATATATTTTCCTTGTTCAATGAAAACAGGAAACCCGGATTGGAATCTGAAAGAAACTGGGGATTGTTTTATCCAGACCAGACCAGTGTCTATAACCTGGATTTCACTGGAAGAGGTACTGTGGATGTAGCTACAGGGTCTAATTCCACCAGCTCAAATGGAACAAATACATGGTGCATCGCGTCAAACAAGACTTCTGAAATCGACTTGCAGAGCGCCCTGGATTGGGCTTGTGGTTCTGGAAATGTGGACTGTACTGCTATCCAGCCTAGCCAGCCTTGTTATGAGCCAGATAATCTGGCATCTCATGCTTCTTATGCATTTAACAGCTACTACCAGCAAAATGGGGCTAGCGAAATAGCTTGCAGCTTCGGAGGTGCAGGAATTAGAGTTGACAGGGACCCAa GCTATGACAGTTGTCTCTACATGACTGCTGG GAGCAACAAAACTATTGCAAGTAATACAACTGCAATTTCTTCGAAATCTTTGTCCACCCGAATCATTTTTCCTGCATGGTTCTCTACCTTCTTTGTGGCTACCTTCGTCTCAGTTCTCTTGGAAGTCAACCATGTCTGA